A single Bdellovibrio bacteriovorus DNA region contains:
- a CDS encoding ExbD/TolR family protein produces the protein MSMMGGSGDDKDLNFELNILPILDILSVLICFLLLTAVWIQIGTIDTRQAIGDNSVAGAKNPPSLWITVNTQGAVQLSLRDLPNAKTHEEQIQASGRSVNWAVLEQKLQALRAKWPDLKTGVVRPEAQASYGDVIRIMDKLKQNQFEGVGLSPLG, from the coding sequence ATGAGCATGATGGGCGGATCGGGCGACGACAAAGATTTGAACTTTGAACTTAATATTTTACCGATCTTGGACATTTTATCGGTTCTTATCTGCTTCCTTCTTCTAACAGCGGTTTGGATTCAGATCGGAACAATCGATACGCGCCAAGCGATCGGTGATAACTCTGTGGCTGGAGCAAAGAATCCTCCATCCCTTTGGATCACGGTAAACACACAGGGTGCAGTTCAACTGTCCTTGCGCGATTTGCCCAATGCTAAAACTCACGAAGAGCAAATTCAGGCTTCAGGTCGCAGTGTGAACTGGGCCGTGCTTGAACAAAAACTTCAAGCTCTGCGTGCAAAATGGCCTGATCTTAAAACAGGCGTAGTTCGTCCTGAAGCACAAGCCTCTTACGGTGACGTGATTCGTATTATGGACAAGCTGAAACAGAATCAATTTGAAGGTGTGGGTTTATCCCCACTTGGGTAG
- a CDS encoding ExbD/TolR family protein: MKTSSFANVGKKRSPLGDLQNLKPGMKKKKGAASSLALALPLTSLIDAFSIIVIYLLIGTQNSGIESTVPAKMSLPMAEHSVGIDKETPILTIQKGVYRLNDEVVPVRALGQKLTELKARSEEKLVELLVQADQEMKYEDLDPLLRASSESGFEKMKFAVVPAR, encoded by the coding sequence ATGAAAACATCGTCCTTTGCTAACGTTGGTAAAAAAAGATCTCCTTTAGGTGATTTACAAAACCTAAAGCCGGGAATGAAGAAAAAGAAAGGTGCGGCAAGCAGTTTGGCTTTAGCACTTCCTTTGACTTCGTTGATCGACGCTTTTTCGATCATCGTGATCTATCTTCTTATCGGAACTCAAAATAGCGGCATTGAGTCGACAGTTCCGGCGAAGATGTCCCTGCCGATGGCTGAACACAGTGTCGGTATCGACAAGGAAACGCCTATTTTGACAATTCAAAAAGGTGTTTATCGCCTGAATGACGAAGTCGTTCCCGTGCGCGCTTTAGGACAAAAGCTGACCGAGCTTAAAGCGAGATCAGAAGAAAAGTTGGTTGAACTTTTAGTTCAGGCTGACCAAGAGATGAAGTACGAAGATTTGGATCCTTTGTTAAGAGCAAGTTCTGAATCGGGTTTTGAGAAAATGAAATTTGCGGTGGTACCAGCACGATGA
- a CDS encoding tetratricopeptide repeat protein, with translation MKTLNDILVLGAFLGGILSTPPAFAEKMAAGTQDLVIKKMERVLSALDKSDPAWLASQQRLADLLSERARTRFMLEVEANCEGCKGSKDDRQKAIRIYEMLLQEVKLNEHGPILFQLAHLYEMAGQVDKAIALYENIIKDAKKKNINKDIVVRSHVGLGDLLFQKGRFVEAKQNYQIALKDKSLENRYLTIYNVAWCDFNTDNLKSAIATLEDLLKDPTAITRQTEEGSKYDAPFHTDVLRDLAMFYTKQDVTSREITKFESLTPEEKRKDLLLYFAKETDRIGQKKAAQEIMSRYMAHSALSKEERIEASIQLAQINYDRGQTTESVSEFSKAALALQKAGCSGDKCEEIQKSMKRYVTELHRSKKLKPDQDLMNAYITYNRTFPSDMEMTQRGASVAMELNNFPIAVALYRTVSESRQFSQKERNEALLNEVSAAEKSKNPQLQREAYLHYLKYAPRDAKSFEVKYQLAYLSYTQKKFADAAESFEDLAKDKSGTADLRKKSADLSLDALAQLKNEKVLEDLAWDYAEIFPSARVEFEGIARKSLMNRVARVANDPKSSSSDLKKALNSLDSDKVKNASNQEKILFFNNQAVLAKKLDEEKVYVGALSSLMAVPGLTEAQRESALEQLTGYYEKKLDFRNAYATALRMEQSKISEKEKEFRLGTLADLAGLNASKHYRKSLDAGLRGERSLVIRSRLVLTSENPVKELKAQAPELKQRPALLNETALLVYAKTENASAMKSVLEMKELRKQSAPLFVKKQDFYEKVLQAKASISAHQLNSSKDRLLQKTIAERVSLLKKADKLLAESLTLKDVTAQMMSLNLVSSENERMVRDLAGLPLPANLTPQEQNQYIALLKAQSKPFLYKARVAQQKQQEIWNKSSALAQTIKDYRTARAELRPLLARELTLLNQIPGKGAMKSALEDAMDERPFSSRDLVSARKSVADDPANIREIENLKLIETKIGHPLMPSYLEARISHLQKGKSL, from the coding sequence ATGAAAACACTTAACGATATCCTAGTTCTTGGAGCATTTTTAGGCGGTATTTTGAGTACTCCTCCGGCATTTGCCGAAAAAATGGCGGCAGGCACTCAGGATCTCGTTATCAAAAAAATGGAACGTGTCTTATCGGCTTTAGATAAGTCTGATCCGGCATGGCTTGCGAGCCAGCAGCGTCTGGCGGATCTTCTTTCCGAGCGCGCGCGCACTCGTTTTATGCTGGAAGTGGAAGCCAACTGTGAAGGCTGCAAAGGTTCTAAAGACGACCGTCAAAAGGCTATTAGAATTTATGAAATGCTTCTTCAGGAAGTAAAACTCAATGAGCACGGCCCTATTCTTTTCCAATTGGCCCATCTTTACGAGATGGCGGGCCAAGTCGATAAAGCCATCGCTCTTTATGAAAACATCATCAAAGACGCTAAAAAGAAAAATATCAATAAAGACATCGTGGTTCGTTCCCACGTGGGACTTGGCGATCTTCTTTTCCAAAAAGGTCGCTTTGTTGAAGCCAAACAAAACTATCAAATCGCTCTTAAAGATAAGAGCTTGGAAAATCGCTATTTGACGATCTACAACGTCGCATGGTGTGACTTCAACACGGACAACTTAAAGTCGGCAATCGCAACACTAGAAGATCTTTTAAAAGATCCTACGGCTATCACTCGTCAGACGGAAGAGGGTTCTAAATACGATGCCCCTTTTCATACCGACGTTTTACGTGATCTTGCGATGTTCTATACAAAGCAAGACGTGACTTCCCGTGAAATCACGAAATTTGAATCTTTAACTCCCGAAGAAAAGCGCAAAGATCTTCTATTATACTTCGCGAAAGAAACGGATCGTATCGGTCAGAAGAAGGCCGCTCAAGAAATCATGAGCCGTTACATGGCTCATAGTGCGCTTTCTAAGGAAGAGCGTATCGAAGCATCCATCCAGTTGGCGCAGATCAACTATGATCGCGGTCAAACAACAGAATCAGTATCTGAGTTTTCTAAAGCCGCTTTGGCTTTACAAAAAGCGGGCTGTTCTGGTGACAAGTGTGAAGAAATCCAAAAGTCGATGAAACGTTATGTAACAGAACTTCATCGCTCGAAGAAGTTGAAGCCGGATCAAGATTTGATGAACGCTTATATCACGTATAACAGAACTTTCCCTTCTGATATGGAAATGACTCAACGTGGGGCTTCTGTGGCTATGGAACTTAATAACTTCCCTATTGCTGTAGCTCTTTACCGAACTGTGAGTGAAAGCCGTCAGTTTTCTCAAAAAGAGCGCAACGAAGCTCTTTTGAACGAAGTTTCTGCGGCAGAAAAATCTAAAAATCCCCAATTGCAACGTGAAGCTTATCTTCACTATTTAAAGTATGCTCCGCGCGATGCGAAGTCATTTGAAGTGAAATATCAATTAGCTTACCTCAGTTACACGCAGAAGAAATTTGCGGATGCGGCGGAGTCTTTTGAAGACTTGGCTAAAGACAAATCGGGAACGGCAGATCTTCGTAAAAAATCTGCGGACCTTTCTTTAGATGCATTGGCGCAGCTTAAAAACGAAAAAGTTCTTGAAGACCTGGCTTGGGATTATGCCGAGATCTTCCCGTCTGCTCGAGTTGAATTCGAAGGGATTGCTCGTAAATCCTTGATGAATCGTGTAGCACGTGTCGCTAACGATCCTAAATCAAGTTCTTCGGACTTAAAGAAAGCTTTAAACAGTCTTGATTCGGATAAAGTTAAAAATGCCAGTAACCAAGAAAAGATTCTTTTCTTTAACAATCAGGCTGTTTTGGCTAAGAAGTTAGATGAAGAAAAAGTTTATGTTGGCGCATTATCTTCGTTGATGGCTGTTCCTGGACTGACGGAAGCTCAGCGTGAGTCGGCTTTAGAGCAATTGACTGGTTACTACGAGAAAAAATTAGACTTCAGAAATGCCTATGCGACGGCACTTCGTATGGAGCAATCTAAGATTTCTGAAAAGGAAAAAGAATTCCGTCTTGGAACCCTAGCGGACTTAGCCGGTTTAAATGCCTCTAAACACTACCGCAAATCTTTAGATGCAGGTCTTCGTGGTGAAAGATCTTTGGTCATTCGTTCCCGCTTAGTTTTGACTTCCGAAAACCCAGTGAAGGAACTAAAAGCCCAAGCGCCTGAGCTTAAGCAAAGACCCGCTCTTTTAAATGAAACGGCTTTATTAGTTTACGCAAAAACCGAGAACGCTTCTGCGATGAAGTCCGTTCTTGAGATGAAAGAGCTTCGCAAACAATCAGCGCCTCTTTTCGTGAAGAAACAAGATTTTTACGAAAAGGTTCTGCAGGCGAAAGCTTCTATTTCAGCTCATCAGTTGAATTCAAGTAAAGATCGCCTGTTGCAAAAGACAATTGCGGAACGCGTGTCTTTGCTTAAGAAGGCTGACAAATTATTGGCTGAAAGTTTGACGTTGAAAGACGTGACTGCACAAATGATGTCTTTGAATCTCGTGTCTTCAGAAAATGAACGCATGGTTCGTGACTTAGCCGGCCTCCCATTGCCAGCGAATTTGACTCCGCAAGAGCAAAATCAGTACATCGCTTTGTTGAAAGCGCAGTCCAAACCGTTCCTGTACAAGGCGCGCGTGGCTCAGCAAAAGCAACAGGAAATCTGGAATAAATCCTCGGCTTTGGCGCAAACTATCAAGGACTACAGAACGGCCCGTGCGGAACTTCGTCCTTTGTTAGCGCGTGAATTGACATTGTTAAACCAGATCCCGGGTAAGGGCGCTATGAAGTCCGCTTTAGAAGACGCTATGGACGAGAGACCATTTTCGTCACGTGATTTAGTGTCTGCCCGCAAATCTGTTGCAGATGACCCTGCAAACATCCGTGAAATTGAAAATTTGAAACTGATCGAGACGAAAATTGGCCATCCCCTTATGCCTTCTTACTTGGAAGCGCGTATAAGCCATCTTCAGAAGGGAAAAAGCTTATGA